One Glycine soja cultivar W05 chromosome 2, ASM419377v2, whole genome shotgun sequence genomic region harbors:
- the LOC114392684 gene encoding uncharacterized protein LOC114392684 isoform X2: MEYSGCIYLLLILYAEHVLYGSIPRWTSLEELPTHYWNNKLLNKLAETIEREGGLGVMTVKVLAQTKYNEHSLMPNCVQDLSKRVNMLEGTATSQSWLLQYY, from the exons ATGGAGTATTCTGGCTGCATTTACTTGCTATTG ATTTTATATGCTGAACATGTTTTATATGGTTCTATACCGAGATGGACATCCCTAGAAGAGCTCCCAACTCATTATTGGAACAATAAGTTATTAAATAAGCTTGCAGAAACTATTGAGAGGGAAGGCGGATTAGGAGTTATGACA gTAAAGGTACTTGCTCAGACAAAGTATAATGAACATTCTCTCATGCCAAACTGTGTTCAG GACCTGTCCAAGCGAGTGAATATGTTGGAAGGCACAGCGACTTCACAATCTTGGTTGTTGCAGTACTATTAA
- the LOC114392684 gene encoding uncharacterized protein LOC114392684 isoform X1 has product MVYQFGQVIERSIEEFTVKFLLYVLGCFLVPTFKEIVHEEIACSFGNPATYIRDFLVEGIKNYRRKITMEYSGCIYLLLILYAEHVLYGSIPRWTSLEELPTHYWNNKLLNKLAETIEREGGLGVMTVKVLAQTKYNEHSLMPNCVQDLSKRVNMLEGTATSQSWLLQYY; this is encoded by the exons ATGGTCTATCAATTTGGGCAAGTTATTGAAAGATCCATAGAAGAATTCACCGTGAAGTTTCTGTTGTATGTCTTAGGCTGTTTTTTGGTACCGACATTCAAGGAAATCGTCCATGAAGAAATAGCATGTTCTTTCGGTAATCCGGCAACCTACATAAGGGACTTCTTAGTGGaaggaattaaaaattacaGGCGTAAGATTACTATGGAGTATTCTGGCTGCATTTACTTGCTATTG ATTTTATATGCTGAACATGTTTTATATGGTTCTATACCGAGATGGACATCCCTAGAAGAGCTCCCAACTCATTATTGGAACAATAAGTTATTAAATAAGCTTGCAGAAACTATTGAGAGGGAAGGCGGATTAGGAGTTATGACA gTAAAGGTACTTGCTCAGACAAAGTATAATGAACATTCTCTCATGCCAAACTGTGTTCAG GACCTGTCCAAGCGAGTGAATATGTTGGAAGGCACAGCGACTTCACAATCTTGGTTGTTGCAGTACTATTAA